A single region of the Branchiostoma lanceolatum isolate klBraLanc5 chromosome 1, klBraLanc5.hap2, whole genome shotgun sequence genome encodes:
- the LOC136440353 gene encoding mediator of RNA polymerase II transcription subunit 15-like isoform X1, with translation MECGHFSCLLQCCYSYYGCFAREPGIPLTFRCVIKWYFDRREISFQLTLGSDRGREKANLQLRKEEYLALVARLILHVRDSQTKKDQQRQGGGPQQDPMNALQNLTSLSQGQPSQQAMQMSQPSQLALQNQLAQSTQQAMQQQMSQQQQFQQQAPPQQQFQQSQQPFQHSQQAFQQSQQPFQTSQQPLPPQPPQSGGQARMGPTMQQQQQQAQFQAQQRQQFQGQTRAQLVQQQIQQRLQQQQQLQQQQQQQQQQQQQQQQQQQQQQQQQQQQQQQQNLMQQQLQQQQLQQQQQQQQQLQQQQLQQLQQKQLQQQKQQQQLQQQQQQQQQSQQQQMMKQRPSLQRQPNIGGLLSPSQQLQGQSPGSVQVASPAQSSAMQRPVASPVQTSSIQRQVASPAQTTTMHRQVASPAQTGSIQRQVASPAQPGSMQRQVASPAQPGSVQRQHTPQPSSQSVASPATMLPSPSPQPSMAPSPASTTARTPAGVQSPVSLNTPGNPGSVGMAASPRNATEEQAYLEKWKQLSKYIDPLQRMIKRVSNTDASTDGQAHSTEHKKDLSKMKNLLEILTDQKKRLQYQTLLKCEQVLEKLELQMKMSHTTSTTTTTATSTPAPLPKCQQHMCQPLLDAVASQLGSPMLNHTLKRTFGPALTALHGPPICFPGPPLKRQRTIPRQECTIPNILQGEVAKLDQKFKVSLDPTQNNSSTSVHLVCKLDDRSLPSVPPIFVVVPEQYPEESPQCTAESHDYDSTSFLQTVKKSLDLRLLKLPDQHSLTQLLGAWEMSVRQACKEAVAITT, from the exons ATGGAGTGTGGGCACTTCTCCTGTCTACTCCAATGTTGTTACAGCTATTATGGATGTTTTGCCAGAGAGCCCGGTATACCTCTGACCTTTAGGTGTGTTATAAAATGGTATTTTGATAGGAGGGAGATCAGTTTTCAGTTGACTCTCGGATCTGACAGGGGCAGGGAGAAAGCCAACCTGCAGCTGAGAAAG GAGGAGTACTTGGCACTGGTGGCTCGACTTATCTTGCATGTTCGAGACAGCC AAACCAAGAAAGACCAACAGAGACAAGGCGGAGGTCCTCAGCAAG ACCCGATGAACGCACTACAGAACCTCACCTCCCTGTCCCAGGGACAGCCTTCCCAGCAGGCCATGCAGATGTCGCAGCCTTCCCAGCTGGCCTTGCAGAATCAGCTGGCACAGTCTACCCAGCAGGCCATGCAGCAGCAGATGTCCCAGCAGCAGCAGTTTCAG CAGCAAGCTCCTCCACAGCAGCAGTTCCAGCAATCCCAGCAGCCCTTTCAGCATTCCCAGCAGGCATTTCAGCAGTCACAGCAGCCGTTTCAGACTTCCCAGCAGCCTCTTCCCCCTCAGCCACCACAATCGGGAGGCCAGGCCAGAATGGGTCCCACAatgcaacagcagcagcagcaag CCCAGTTCCAAGCCCAGCAGAGGCAACAGTTCCAGGGACAAACTCGAGCACAGCTTGTGCAGCAACAGATACAGCAGCGattacaacagcagcagcagttacaacaacaacaacaacaacagcagcaacaacaacagcagcagcagcaacaacaacagcagcagcagcaacagcagcagcaacaacaacaacaacaaaatctaaTGCAGCAACAGTTACAGCAGCAGcagttacaacaacaacaacaacaacagcagcagctgcaacaacaacagctaCAGCAG TTACAGCAAAAGCAACTGCAGCAACAGAAACAGCAGCAGCAgttacaacaacagcaacaacagcagcagcagtcaCAACAACAGCAGATGATGAAACAGAGACCTTCTCTACAGAGACAGCCGAACATTGGAGGACTGCTGTCTCCAAGTCAGCAGCTACAAGGCCAGAGTCCTGGCTCTGTTCAG GTGGCGTCACCAGCCCAGAGTAGTGCCATGCAGCGGCCGGTGGCCTCCCCTGTACAGACCAGCTCAATTCAGAGACAGGTAGCATCTCCAGCCCAGACCACCACCATGCACAGACAGGTGGCATCACCTGCGCAGACCGGCTCTATCCAAAGGCAGGTGGCTTCACCTGCACAGCCGGGCTCCATGCAGAGACAGGTGGCGTCTCCGGCTCAACCTGGCTCAGTTCAGAGGCAGCACACCCCACAGCCAAG TTCTCAGTCTGTGGCTTCTCCAGCGACCATGCTGCCCAGCCCGTCCCCCCAGCCTAGCATGGCCCCCTCCCCAGCCAGCACAACTGCTCGCACTCCGGCAGGGGTCCAGTCTCCTGTGTCACTCAATACACCTG GTAACCCCGGGTCTGTGGGGATGGCCGCCAGTCCTCGTAACGCGACAGAGGAGCAGGCGTACCTGGAGAAATGGAAGCAGCTGTCCAAGTACATCGACCCTCTGCAGAGGATGATCAAGAGAGTCAGCAACACTGACG CCAGCACGGATGGCCAAGCCCACTCTACAG AGCACAAGAAGGATCTTAGCAAGATGAAGAACTTGTTAGAAATTCTAACTGACCAGAAGAAAAG ACTTCAATACCAAACACTGCTGAAGTGTGAACAAGTACTGGAAAAGTTGGAGCTGCAAATGAAAATG agCCATACCACGAGTACAACCACCACAACAGCGACGAGCACCCCAGCTCCTCTACCCAAGTGTCAGCAGCACATGTGCCAACCCCTACTCGACGCAGTGGCCAGCCAACTGGGCTCCCCCATGTTGAACCACACCCTGAAGAGGACGTTTGGACCGGCACTTACAGCGCTGCATGGGCCACCTATCTG TTTTCCAGGCCCTCCGCTGAAGCGGCAGAGAACCATTCCCCGTCAGGAGTGCACCATTCCCAACATCCTCCAGGGAGAGGTCGCCAAGCTGGACCAGAAGTTCAAGGTCAGCCTGGACCCCACCCAGAACAACAGCAGCACCTCCGTCCACCTGGTCTGTAAACTGG ATGACAGGTCCCTTCCCAGTGTGCCTCCCATATTCGTAGTCGTGCCTGAGCAGTACCCAGAAGAAAGCCCACAATGCACTGCCGAGTCACATGATTATG ACTCCACATCATTTCTGCAGACGGTGAAGAAGTCACTGGATCTGAGGTTACTAAAACTGCCCGACCAACATTCGCTCACACAACTGTTAGGGGCATGG gaaaTGAGTGTTAGACAAGCATGTAAAGAGGCAGTCGCCATCACTACTTGA
- the LOC136440353 gene encoding mediator of RNA polymerase II transcription subunit 15-like isoform X5 — translation MNRQEEYLALVARLILHVRDSQTKKDQQRQGGGPQQDPMNALQNLTSLSQGQPSQQAMQMSQPSQLALQNQLAQSTQQAMQQQMSQQQQFQQQAPPQQQFQQSQQPFQHSQQAFQQSQQPFQTSQQPLPPQPPQSGGQARMGPTMQQQQQQAQFQAQQRQQFQGQTRAQLVQQQIQQRLQQQQQLQQQQQQQQQQQQQQQQQQQQQQQQQQQQQQQQNLMQQQLQQQQLQQQQQQQQQLQQQQLQQLQQKQLQQQKQQQQLQQQQQQQQQSQQQQMMKQRPSLQRQPNIGGLLSPSQQLQGQSPGSVQVASPAQSSAMQRPVASPVQTSSIQRQVASPAQTTTMHRQVASPAQTGSIQRQVASPAQPGSMQRQVASPAQPGSVQRQHTPQPSSQSVASPATMLPSPSPQPSMAPSPASTTARTPAGVQSPVSLNTPGNPGSVGMAASPRNATEEQAYLEKWKQLSKYIDPLQRMIKRVSNTDASTDGQAHSTEHKKDLSKMKNLLEILTDQKKRLQYQTLLKCEQVLEKLELQMKMSHTTSTTTTTATSTPAPLPKCQQHMCQPLLDAVASQLGSPMLNHTLKRTFGPALTALHGPPICFPGPPLKRQRTIPRQECTIPNILQGEVAKLDQKFKVSLDPTQNNSSTSVHLVCKLDDRSLPSVPPIFVVVPEQYPEESPQCTAESHDYDSTSFLQTVKKSLDLRLLKLPDQHSLTQLLGAWEMSVRQACKEAVAITT, via the exons ATGAACAGACAG GAGGAGTACTTGGCACTGGTGGCTCGACTTATCTTGCATGTTCGAGACAGCC AAACCAAGAAAGACCAACAGAGACAAGGCGGAGGTCCTCAGCAAG ACCCGATGAACGCACTACAGAACCTCACCTCCCTGTCCCAGGGACAGCCTTCCCAGCAGGCCATGCAGATGTCGCAGCCTTCCCAGCTGGCCTTGCAGAATCAGCTGGCACAGTCTACCCAGCAGGCCATGCAGCAGCAGATGTCCCAGCAGCAGCAGTTTCAG CAGCAAGCTCCTCCACAGCAGCAGTTCCAGCAATCCCAGCAGCCCTTTCAGCATTCCCAGCAGGCATTTCAGCAGTCACAGCAGCCGTTTCAGACTTCCCAGCAGCCTCTTCCCCCTCAGCCACCACAATCGGGAGGCCAGGCCAGAATGGGTCCCACAatgcaacagcagcagcagcaag CCCAGTTCCAAGCCCAGCAGAGGCAACAGTTCCAGGGACAAACTCGAGCACAGCTTGTGCAGCAACAGATACAGCAGCGattacaacagcagcagcagttacaacaacaacaacaacaacagcagcaacaacaacagcagcagcagcaacaacaacagcagcagcagcaacagcagcagcaacaacaacaacaacaaaatctaaTGCAGCAACAGTTACAGCAGCAGcagttacaacaacaacaacaacaacagcagcagctgcaacaacaacagctaCAGCAG TTACAGCAAAAGCAACTGCAGCAACAGAAACAGCAGCAGCAgttacaacaacagcaacaacagcagcagcagtcaCAACAACAGCAGATGATGAAACAGAGACCTTCTCTACAGAGACAGCCGAACATTGGAGGACTGCTGTCTCCAAGTCAGCAGCTACAAGGCCAGAGTCCTGGCTCTGTTCAG GTGGCGTCACCAGCCCAGAGTAGTGCCATGCAGCGGCCGGTGGCCTCCCCTGTACAGACCAGCTCAATTCAGAGACAGGTAGCATCTCCAGCCCAGACCACCACCATGCACAGACAGGTGGCATCACCTGCGCAGACCGGCTCTATCCAAAGGCAGGTGGCTTCACCTGCACAGCCGGGCTCCATGCAGAGACAGGTGGCGTCTCCGGCTCAACCTGGCTCAGTTCAGAGGCAGCACACCCCACAGCCAAG TTCTCAGTCTGTGGCTTCTCCAGCGACCATGCTGCCCAGCCCGTCCCCCCAGCCTAGCATGGCCCCCTCCCCAGCCAGCACAACTGCTCGCACTCCGGCAGGGGTCCAGTCTCCTGTGTCACTCAATACACCTG GTAACCCCGGGTCTGTGGGGATGGCCGCCAGTCCTCGTAACGCGACAGAGGAGCAGGCGTACCTGGAGAAATGGAAGCAGCTGTCCAAGTACATCGACCCTCTGCAGAGGATGATCAAGAGAGTCAGCAACACTGACG CCAGCACGGATGGCCAAGCCCACTCTACAG AGCACAAGAAGGATCTTAGCAAGATGAAGAACTTGTTAGAAATTCTAACTGACCAGAAGAAAAG ACTTCAATACCAAACACTGCTGAAGTGTGAACAAGTACTGGAAAAGTTGGAGCTGCAAATGAAAATG agCCATACCACGAGTACAACCACCACAACAGCGACGAGCACCCCAGCTCCTCTACCCAAGTGTCAGCAGCACATGTGCCAACCCCTACTCGACGCAGTGGCCAGCCAACTGGGCTCCCCCATGTTGAACCACACCCTGAAGAGGACGTTTGGACCGGCACTTACAGCGCTGCATGGGCCACCTATCTG TTTTCCAGGCCCTCCGCTGAAGCGGCAGAGAACCATTCCCCGTCAGGAGTGCACCATTCCCAACATCCTCCAGGGAGAGGTCGCCAAGCTGGACCAGAAGTTCAAGGTCAGCCTGGACCCCACCCAGAACAACAGCAGCACCTCCGTCCACCTGGTCTGTAAACTGG ATGACAGGTCCCTTCCCAGTGTGCCTCCCATATTCGTAGTCGTGCCTGAGCAGTACCCAGAAGAAAGCCCACAATGCACTGCCGAGTCACATGATTATG ACTCCACATCATTTCTGCAGACGGTGAAGAAGTCACTGGATCTGAGGTTACTAAAACTGCCCGACCAACATTCGCTCACACAACTGTTAGGGGCATGG gaaaTGAGTGTTAGACAAGCATGTAAAGAGGCAGTCGCCATCACTACTTGA